Genomic DNA from Caldisericia bacterium:
TCTCTGAGTACCCCAATCTCTCAAGAATATTCTCCGCAATCTCTGAAACAAGAGATGTGTGTCTGAATCCGTGTTCAGTGTATCCCAAAGCTTCAAGATACCTATCTGCCATAGCTATAAAAGTTTTTACTTTGGGATGGTTTTTCACCGCCTCGAATCTCTTATATTTCATCTCTTTCATATTAAAACTCCTCTATTGGCACACTTTCCCTTTGATATGAGAGAAGCACAGCATTGGGCAGATTGGAAAGATAGTCCTCTATCTTTGAAAGTGTAGAATCCAACTCTCTCTTGCTTGAATTTAAAGTAACAAAGTAAAATCTTGCCCTTTCAACCATCTCCTCTTTTCTCTCTTCAGCAATGGCTATATTGTACCTCTTTTTTAACCTTGTAATTACAGATAAAACAACCTTCCTCTTATCTTTTAATGTCTTAGACCCAGGAATACCAAGTTCAAACTCCACAACAGTGAAAAACATCTCAGGAGCCTTTTTCTTTTATCTCATAAACTTCCACTATATCACCTTCTGATATATCCTTAACCCCTTCCACTCTAAGTCCACATTCATATCCCTCACTCACCTCTTTAACATCCTCTTTAAATCTTTTAAGAGATGAAATTTTTCCCTCTCCAATAACCTCTCCATTTCTTATAATTCTGGCACTCATATCTCTCACAATTTTCCCCTCTCTCACTATACAGCCAGCAACAAGTCCAAGCCCCTTTATCTTGAATATTCTCTTTACTTCTGCCTTACCTACAGTTACTTCCACAAGCTCTGGCTTTATCATTCCCTTTATAAACTTTATGAGCCATTCCTGTAAATCATATATGAGGTCAAAGAGGAATATCTTTACCCTTCCCCTCTCTGGCATCTTTTTTACCACAGGTCCTTCTTTAGTGCTAAATCCAAGTATTATAGCACCTGAGGCAACAGCAAGAAGGACATCAGATTCATTGATTCTTCCAACACCGGTATGTATTATCTCTATCTTTATATCCTTCGAATCTATAGACTCAATGACAGATTTTACTGCCTCAAGAGACCCAAAGGTATCCGCCTTCAATATAATCTTAAGTTTCTTCTCCTCCTCAAGTTTTTCAAAAAGCTCCTCAATGGATATCGGTCTCTTTCGCTCCCTTTTAACTCTCTTTTTCTCTTCTTCAATCTTCTCTATCTTCTCTTTTATAACCTTTTCTGAATCATATTGAATTATGAGATCACCTGGTACTGGAGTATTCTTAAGCCCCATTATTTCAACAGCACTCACAGACTCCACCAATTTTGCCTGTCTCACAGAGGGAGTTGTTATCATTCTTACTTTTCCATATGTATCGCCTGCCATGACCCAATCTCCTACTTTAAGCTCACCTGCTTGAAGAATAAAGCTTGCTGTTGGCCCAATTCTTGGATCAAGTCTTGCCTCAATTATTGTTCCGCCTGCTCTTTTTTCGTTAGATTTAGAAAGTTCCTCCAACTCTGCTACAAGGAGTATGTGTTCTAAAAGGTCTTCCAGTCCAATTCCATTTTTGGCAGATGTATTTACATATAGAGTCTCTCCTCCCCACTCCTCAGGTAATAAATCATAATTGGAGAGTTGCTTCTTAACCCTTTCAGGGTCAGCCCCTTCTTTATCAATTTTGTTTACTGCAACAATTATTGGCACCCTCGCTTCCTTCGCATGATTTATCGCCTCCACAGTCTGCTCCTTTACTCCTTCATCTGCCGCCACTACAAGAACAACTATATCTGTAACAATGGCTCCCCTTATTCTCATCTCAGTGAATGCTTCATGCCCCGGTGTATCAATAAAAATAATTTTCTTCCCATTATGAACAACCTCAGAAGCTCCTATCTTCTGGGTAATTCCTCCTTTTTCTCTCACTGCAATGTTTGTTTTCCTTATGGCATCAAGAAGGGTGGTTTTACCATGATCAATGTGTCCCATAACTGTAACTACAGGTGGTCTTGGTTTAAACTCCTCAGGAAGGGGTGGGAGTATTTCGGTAAGTGGCTTACCAAAGGAATTTGCTATTCTTGCAGCAATAGGAAATGGTATTTCATCATTTTCGTCTGTTCTAACAAGCCCCCATTTTAAAACATATGAGATAAGCCTTTTTAAAGGAATATTCAAATGAGCAATAAGTTCCCTTAACTTTATCTTCCCTTTTCTCTCTTTCTCTCTTCTTTCCCTCTCCTCCTTATCCTTAAGAACCAATTCCTTTACAACATTTGCAGTCTCCTCATCTATAGTTGAAAGATTTCCTTTTACTTTTACTCCAAGCTCGTCAAGATATTTTATAAGCTCTGTGGTTGATATACCTATCTCTTTGGCTACACTAAATACTCTTAGTTTTTTCATTCTTCACCTCTTTTATATAAATTAACATTTGTTTTTTCAGCCTATCTTTAACCTCTCTATCAATAGAATCTACCCTCAAGGATTTCTCCAGTTTTCTTTTCCTAAAAGCCTTCTCTATACACTCTCTCCTTTTACACATATAGGCACTTCTCCCAAACTCTCTGAAATCTGGATCAAACACTATCTCACCATCTTTTTTTCTAACTATTCTAAGAAACTCTTGTCTATCATCAACTCTTCTACAAACAACACATCTTCTTAAGATTCTTCGAGGCATCTAAGTTCCAATATATAACCTGTAAGTTTGGAGGCAAGCTTCACATTTATACCCTCTTTACCAATGGCAAGGGGAACCTGATCTGAGGAAACATAAACAATTGCTCTCTTATCTTTTATCTGGACTTTCTCCACCTTTGCAGGGGAAAGAGCATACTTTATATACTCTTCTGGAACATCAGACCATCTTACTATATCTATCTTCTCACCTGAAAGCCCCTTTGATATGTTTGTTATTCTAACACCCTTGGTTCCTATACATGCACCAACTGGATCAACATCTGGCCTATAGGAATGAACTGCAACCTTCGCCCTTTCACCAGGTTCCCTCACAATCCCTTTGATTTCCACTATCCCATCCATTATCTCTGGTATCTCTTTCTCAAGGAGAAGTTTCAGTAGTTCCTTAGATGTACGGGATAGAATTATATCCGGTCCTTTTGGGGTTTTTATAACATCTTCTACATAAACCTTTAATTCCTTGCCCTTTGTATACTTCTCCTTAGGAATTGCAAAATTTGGAGGTATCCTTCCCTCCACATCATCTATCTTTACAAATATTGTTCTTCCTATTATTCTGGATACTTTACCTGAAACTACAGTGCCTTTCTTATCTTTATACTGTTCGTACAAAACTTCTCTCTCAAGATGAACAATCTTTTGAATTAAAACCTGCTTTGCTACCTGCATAGCCACAAATCCCAACTTCTCCGGAAGAATCTCCATATCTATTATCTCATCCACCTTAGCGTCCTTCTTGATCTTCTGCGCATCCTTTAAAGATATCTCTCCCTTCTTCTCGGCCTTTTCAACAACATGCATCTTTGTGAAAATCTTTATCTCTCCTGTTTCAGGATTTATATAAACATGTATATTACCACTACCAGGAAATTTCTTCCTGTAAGCAATACTTATAGCGTCCTCAAGAACCTTAAGGACCTTTTCCTTTGGTATTCCCTTTGTTTTTTCCAGTTCCTCTATTGCTTTAATAAGTTCAGACGGCACCTTTCCTCCTTTTAATTCTCTTGAACAATTATAACACAGGTTATTTCACCACCAAAATAGTTTTAATAAAGAGTGGCTTAATCTCTCTACTATAATCTCAAGAATACCTTTTCAGCAGAATTTTTAATAATTGCTTTGGTTCCCCCGCCCTCACCTACAACTTTAATCATCATCTTGGGATCCACAATCCTTACTCCAGCAACAAGTGTAAATCCTCTCTTTTTGAAAACCTCTCCAATCATTGGTGTCGAAGGACCTGAAATAATCCTCTCCCTTGCCCTTGTAGGAAGTGAGACTATATCATCAATGGAGAAATTCTCTAAGGTAACACCTGTTAATATAAGTATGTCTGTCTCTAAAAGAACCTTCTTCAAATCCTCCTCCAACCTTAAGAATTTCCTGAACTCTTCCTTAACCTCTCCCTTTTCAAAAAGGTTTATATTAACAGGTCTTGTTGAAAGCTCCTTTATAAAAGGACCTATTGCTCCAATTAAAGTTATTGTATCCCCATCTCTTATTGAGATTGCATCTAAAGCATCTCCTGTTCTTACATCTCCCTTTAGGGTAGAAATTACAAGTGCATTAAGTATTGAGAAGCCGAAACTTCTCTCAAAGGGATTTTCAGAAAAGATGAATCTCTTTAATTCCTTCTTAATATTAATCTTGGTTAGAAAACCTGCCCTATCCACTGGATGAATGTGGAGTTTCTCTCTCACTATCCATGCAATACCTGCATACCCATTTGACAATGTTACTCCAGAATACACAGCACCGATACGAGCATCAACCACATTTATATTTTCAAGAGGAATTTCCTTATATACAAAATCTAATATCTCTTCAACAATTCTACCCATTTTATGAATCTCGGAACCTTTGTGTCCTTCATAGTTATAAGTCCCGGTTTTTCATCTAAAACAATTGGTATCATGTTAACTGCTATGGAAATAGTTCCAACTCCACCCTTTATCTCTGGTTTATTCACGAAATTTATTGGTGGTTCTCCATCTATTTTTATGTAATCCCCCGTTTCAATCCCCTCAAGGTGTGGAAGAATCTGCTGAGGGTGATCAAGTATTATCTTCTCTTCCCCATCTACAATCCCAACTCCCCTATGATGACACCCAGCCACCATGCCAGGTTTCACAACTACATACTTAGTTCTTCTCTCTACTTTAGAAATTATTGGCTTCCTCTCCTCTATTATCCTTTCTATCTTCCATCCTATTGCTTCACCTATCATATGGATTGATTGAGGAAAACCAAAATGACCCACAATTTCGCCAGATTTAAGCCCTTTTTCAAACTCCTCTGGTGTTGTTCCAACTCCTTGAGTCCTCATGACACTTGGTCCATATGGAGATAGATCATTCACCCTTTTTGCATAAATTCTATCAATTCTACTCATTACACCTGTAAGGGTTATTATAAGGGTATCAAGGACAAAACCAGGATTTATGCCTGTACCTAAAATTGTAACATTGTTCTCTAATGCAATCCTGTTTAACTCTTTTGAAAGCTCTGGTTCAACTATCCACGGATAAGCCATCTCCTCTGCTATTGTTATCACATTCACCCCTTCTTCAACTATCTTTTTTATC
This window encodes:
- the nusA gene encoding transcription termination factor NusA → MPSELIKAIEELEKTKGIPKEKVLKVLEDAISIAYRKKFPGSGNIHVYINPETGEIKIFTKMHVVEKAEKKGEISLKDAQKIKKDAKVDEIIDMEILPEKLGFVAMQVAKQVLIQKIVHLEREVLYEQYKDKKGTVVSGKVSRIIGRTIFVKIDDVEGRIPPNFAIPKEKYTKGKELKVYVEDVIKTPKGPDIILSRTSKELLKLLLEKEIPEIMDGIVEIKGIVREPGERAKVAVHSYRPDVDPVGACIGTKGVRITNISKGLSGEKIDIVRWSDVPEEYIKYALSPAKVEKVQIKDKRAIVYVSSDQVPLAIGKEGINVKLASKLTGYILELRCLEES
- a CDS encoding DUF503 domain-containing protein, whose amino-acid sequence is MFFTVVEFELGIPGSKTLKDKRKVVLSVITRLKKRYNIAIAEERKEEMVERARFYFVTLNSSKRELDSTLSKIEDYLSNLPNAVLLSYQRESVPIEEF
- a CDS encoding translation initiation factor IF-2; protein product: MKKLRVFSVAKEIGISTTELIKYLDELGVKVKGNLSTIDEETANVVKELVLKDKEERERREKERKGKIKLRELIAHLNIPLKRLISYVLKWGLVRTDENDEIPFPIAARIANSFGKPLTEILPPLPEEFKPRPPVVTVMGHIDHGKTTLLDAIRKTNIAVREKGGITQKIGASEVVHNGKKIIFIDTPGHEAFTEMRIRGAIVTDIVVLVVAADEGVKEQTVEAINHAKEARVPIIVAVNKIDKEGADPERVKKQLSNYDLLPEEWGGETLYVNTSAKNGIGLEDLLEHILLVAELEELSKSNEKRAGGTIIEARLDPRIGPTASFILQAGELKVGDWVMAGDTYGKVRMITTPSVRQAKLVESVSAVEIMGLKNTPVPGDLIIQYDSEKVIKEKIEKIEEEKKRVKRERKRPISIEELFEKLEEEKKLKIILKADTFGSLEAVKSVIESIDSKDIKIEIIHTGVGRINESDVLLAVASGAIILGFSTKEGPVVKKMPERGRVKIFLFDLIYDLQEWLIKFIKGMIKPELVEVTVGKAEVKRIFKIKGLGLVAGCIVREGKIVRDMSARIIRNGEVIGEGKISSLKRFKEDVKEVSEGYECGLRVEGVKDISEGDIVEVYEIKEKGS
- a CDS encoding NADP-binding protein, whose protein sequence is MKKIRVAVFGTGSMGKGMISLILGKEELELVGVVARRKEREGKDVGEIIGRGKIGIEIKNDTKEVIDRGVDVFLHATCSRVKDAYPEIKKIVEEGVNVITIAEEMAYPWIVEPELSKELNRIALENNVTILGTGINPGFVLDTLIITLTGVMSRIDRIYAKRVNDLSPYGPSVMRTQGVGTTPEEFEKGLKSGEIVGHFGFPQSIHMIGEAIGWKIERIIEERKPIISKVERRTKYVVVKPGMVAGCHHRGVGIVDGEEKIILDHPQQILPHLEGIETGDYIKIDGEPPINFVNKPEIKGGVGTISIAVNMIPIVLDEKPGLITMKDTKVPRFIKWVELLKRY
- a CDS encoding YlxR family protein, whose product is MPRRILRRCVVCRRVDDRQEFLRIVRKKDGEIVFDPDFREFGRSAYMCKRRECIEKAFRKRKLEKSLRVDSIDREVKDRLKKQMLIYIKEVKNEKTKSI